Within the Phycodurus eques isolate BA_2022a chromosome 15, UOR_Pequ_1.1, whole genome shotgun sequence genome, the region AGTGGGGTAGAGTAGCcacaaattgtactcaagtaagagtacggttactttagaatattatGACTGAAGTAGAGTAAAAGtaagtatccatccattcattttctgtaccggttatcctcactagtgtcgcgggcgtgctggagcctatcccagctatcttcaggcgagaggtggggcacaccctgaactggttgccagccaatcgcagggcacagaaaatccagtgaaaaaacaaaagtactgagtaacttctaatttatttatttaaaaaaaaaaaatatatatatatatatatatttttttatcaaagcATAAACGTCACCTAAACTCAAATTTAGATAttgcacaacaaaataaatctatATTTAAGGCAAATTATAGGAAATGGGCATAAATGAACTTTGCTTCCACTCATGTAACTGTaacagcacaataggctcaccaggcagagattaCATAGCAGTTGTTTTCTCCATTGTTTGTACTCGGTTTCACGAAAACTAGTCACAATATTTGCTTCTGTGTGAGGCCGCGAAGAATctgtgtgtggtcatgtgactgactGGCTCCATTTGATTGGTCAGATGGAGTCAAACCTCAACCGTAGTTCCGTCggattggtgaaacagaatCATGTGCCAGAGCCCAAGACGGAAGTCTCTCTGGCAAACCAAAACATAAATCGTGCAAGCAATGAtagattaataaaaataaaagtagcaaacgGAATCTAGCTCAATGTACCAGAGTACAAGTACACTTTCTTCTcaacaaaaatactcaagtaaaagtaagaagtatattgcattaaaactactcaaaAAATGAATTAACTCAATGTAATAGAGTGAATGTAACGCagtactacccacctctgatatccatatatgtacatattatGATTGTATAATATGAAATAAaggataaaaatgttttacttcacAAGCTTGCCACGCCTATCTTGTGGCAGTTTTGTTCATTCCTGCTTGCATCGCACCTCAAGCTCCATCAGGTTGAATAGGGACAATTGGTGCACATCCATTTTCAAACATAACGAAAcgtggaaaaaatgaatttaatatTTTCCAGATGCACTATAAGTAGTACACAACATATTTGGTGACGAAAGCAGGCGTTTACCATGCAAGGTTCACTAAGAGAGGCAGTCAAACAAATCTCCAGAGCTTGACATTTTTACGTTTATGTAAGTATACCTCGTAACAGATGCTTCTGGTTCCTGACACAGAGCACAGTGAGGAATTTCACTTCGTCCGTGCCCCATCGAGCCTCGCCTGCCTCGTAGATTTCCTGCAAGCATACTATTGATAtatgtattatttcatttttaacacAGTTTGTCTAAAGACCGGAATAAATCCTTGCCTTGGCATCCTGCAAAGCCTGGGCCTCATTCACGGTGTCGCCTTCGTCACGTCCAGCCTGTGTGAGTAAtaccaaatgacaaaaaaaaaactgcatttgttttatttgtttggtgTAGTATCTGGGTTGCACATTATACTAGTGGCTAGcatgtcttcctcacagttgagaggtactgggtttgaatctcaactcTATGGTGGAGTTGTGTGGGTtccggctttctcccacattccaaaaacatgcatagcttcattgaagactccaaattgtccataggtgtgagtgtgaatgcttgtttgtctatgtgccctgtgaaatGCGGGCGACAAattccagggtgtatcccgcctctggtccaaaaagctgggataggctccagctcacccgcgaccctactgaaaACAAGCcctagagaaaatggatggatggacggacggacggatggatggatggattagtaGTATGTGCTATGGATAACTTACCGTGAGTAAAGAGACCAAAACTCTTTGGAACATTCCCGACGTGTCTCCACACACATCTTCCTCCAGGTCCTTGCCATACTCTGACAGGGTGAACATAATGATATACATTTAGAAAATCGTAAGTGGTATATCTGCAGTACATgcactgcattatttattttttgggcacacaaacaacacgGCATCATGTAGAAAAAGATGTACAGAGGTGCAGCAAAACAAGCATTgaaactgatttttttaaacaagcactGAAAAAAATGGAGACAAAGAACAAATATGAAGACTGACATGACATAATATAAACAACAATCCCAAAAAGGTTTCactgacattgaaaaaaaacatgaacataaaCAAAATCTAACACAGGCCCAGACCATCTAGGACCAACATCAaactataaaaacatatataatatcaaaatactgtacattttgttcTATCTTATTTTTCAGCTGACAATTTTTATGTGCGAATATTTGTTTTGACGGCAATACAACTTTTCCTATAATGCTAAAACGTATTTTCAATGTCAAATCTTAATGGCAGTGTCCGGATCCAGTACGCGATATGAACAATTATTTTCAGTAgtttttgtaagttttttttttagtagtttGCTTTAGTGTAGAACTGCAATATACCAAGAGCAGCTTCTAATATTTATATTCTCTCATAACTAGAAAGGTGGCAAAAGTCTTAGATAGccttctcagtatgatgcagtgcagttttggGTGACTGTACTATAGTAAACGCATTGCTAAATCAAATAAGAGCATCCGAAAGGCAGAATTGTTAATAATGGGAAAAGAATTCTCATggatttcaatgacattcacaagtctcaGGAAAACCCCATGCTCCATGATTTACAGCCCGCCTCAGAATTCAATGAATCATGTCTCTTTGGTGCTTCCGCACTCATTTCCTGGTTATGTGCAGTAGTTGTGTCAGAAGTCTGGACAGTAAAATACACGTAACTGAAAAGTGCACAAGCCCACATGTGTAAAAAAGATGTGTGTCAATGGCAGAATATGGCCCATAGTTGGGACTTGGGTAGAAAAAAACTACCATTTTAACACCAATTAATGGGAAAATTGACACTCACGCTTCTTGTAGAATGCATTGATGGTTTTGATCTCAGCATTAGACCTGGAAGCCAGAATATCGATGAGGCACGCCTCCTCTGTTCCAGCCCCCTGCAGTCatatgatacagtatatgacataAAGTATCACACAGAATATTTTCCAATAATAGAGGTCTATTACAATGACAATCGATCAGATTCATGTTTTAAGTTCAGTCTTTTTAATTTGTTAGGGGCCCCACACTCCCCTGAGTTGAGCAACTCTGACCTTGATGGCGGTTCTCAACTCGGAGGCGTCATACACCGGCGCCAGCATGAGCAGACCGAGCACCACGCTCTGGAAGTTCCCGCTCAGCTCCGAGGACAGCTCGTCAGCCAGGTCCTGAAGAGGTTGGGAACAAACCCATTCAAAACACTACCAAGAAAAATACAGTTTTGCATGGCTTCAAATGTTCTGATTTTGTGTTGTCAGTGTGTCCTGTGCGAGCAACGTGACTCCAGTGGCgagtttacaaccccaattccaatgaagttgggacgttgtgttaaacataaataaaaacagaatacaatgatttccaaatcatgttcgaccaatatttaattgaatacactacaaagacaagatatttaatgatttttagcatataatcattaacttagaattttatggctgcaacacgttccaaaaaagctgggacaggtggcaaaaaagactgagaaagttgaggaatgctcatcaaacacgtgtttggaacatcccacaggaaAACTCCATGCTCCATGATTTACAGCCCGCAACAAATTGTCACAAATGGGTGGGGCACCTAACACTAAGGTAAGCTGCTCACAAAATTGCTGTCTTACTGCCATTAGATCATTGTTTTAACAATGTTATAATGACCACATACACAGTCGCTTGCCACCTATTCATGGATAGCTATTTTTGCCCCAACTTACGTGCTTTTCAAATTAGGAGCTGTCACTCGGTCGATTTCTTTGTGCTTGtgctatgagtcaaaatttgaaTGATGAGGTAGCTTCAAATATCCCGCCACTCAAGTGAAGTGGAGAAAAAAGTCTTGCAACAGTCTGCGTTGATTTAGTTGTATGAACagtcaaaacacaaaatgagaatACTAGTAAAGAGCTACAGTTAGCCAAAACTCACGTCCAGAAACTCACACGAAGACTAACTGACCATGTTCCTGATGTCCGTCTCTAGGCCACGTCGCTGAAAGGCACACACATAATACTACAGCTACTCTTGTTGTGACTTGGTTTGTCCCAGTGCACAGTAAATAAACTTTAGAGCACCAGTTGATTatttaacattcatttttattatgtgTTAATACGTTTTTATATAATATAGTGCTATTTCTACTTACTAAAAAcacttaacaaaacaaaattgtggTATTTTATTAGGGCTGGAACaggttaatggcatttcagaTCATGTGATTTGGAAATGttgctttaaaataaattaagttaCGAGCTTAGTCTcggaacaaattaaaacttGCAAGTCAGGGCACCACTGTCTGTTTAAGCGACAAGTTTCAACTGACAGACAAACCAAAGtcttttgggatcatagtttgtgttatatttccgattttgtgggggggggggggggtaaattaTGCTTTTTTGCTATTCGCAGATGTCTGACACACAAGACTACACGGTTAacaaaagtggggaaaaaaagtcttcgtccatctgtttgtttgttgcagactacttcctggttcatgacAGAAGTTACAGAAGTATTGGTTTGATTCTGGGCGGCGTGGAGGGTTGGCAGTTGATACTTAAATGCCATTGATACCATAGTGGTTAAAATCATGCCATTTTGAGGGGCAGTTCTGTGTCATGCAAATGCGGAGTACGGCCTCCTGACCATGATGACTGCGGGCCGAGAAGTGAGCCTACTCAGTGTTGCCAAATTTCtttgtcattatttattatttattaatttatccccccccccccccaaaagccaTAAACAACAGATCTAGCATCTTTTCTGGATCTTAATAGAGACATCTGGAGTCTTTGAGATTCCCTCCAGGGCAGAAAATGTTCACCCATCTGCCTCCAGGCTGCAAGCTGAATAGCGCATGCGCGAAACCACCACAAGGTAATTAAACCATGTTCGGGGGGGAGCTAAAGTAGACATACAGTTGTACCACAGACCAAGTGTGAAACCTTGGTGTgttgatagattccgacctgacttttaGCAGTCACATCAAAGCAATCACTTAAACAGCCTTCTACCAGTGGAAGAACAAACATATCCAGAGTTTAGGGTTACAT harbors:
- the anxa4 gene encoding annexin A4 isoform X2, whose product is MLAPVYDASELRTAIKGAGTEEACLIDILASRSNAEIKTINAFYKKQYGKDLEEDVCGDTSGMFQRVLVSLLTAGRDEGDTVNEAQALQDAKEIYEAGEARWGTDEVKFLTVLCVRNQKHLLRVFEAYQKISGKDIEESIKREMSGCLEDVFLAIVKCMRNKQAFFAERLYKSMKGLGTTDSVLIRIMVARAEIDMLDIKAQFLKLYGKTLHSFIKGDTSGDYRKILLELCGGE